From a region of the Malania oleifera isolate guangnan ecotype guangnan chromosome 12, ASM2987363v1, whole genome shotgun sequence genome:
- the LOC131143834 gene encoding uncharacterized protein LOC131143834, whose translation MAPDRMFLSEMEKKPTETFREYAHRWRDAATQVDPPVSDREAILMFVGTLKDPYHSHMVGSTPHNFMDIVSAGARVEADVKARRIKTGTTDNGPSKKWVKEQRMISTIPGIPLTNPPPHWYNPEVRCAYHANSPGHPIDQCWAFKHKVQDLRDAGWLSFDAKPVGIQENPLPDHGKDNVGMIEEQDGEKFERRWEQMTLDWVYSELTTAGLAGLKAICPKGAPCACQNTTKKSVQQCETFRIFLSSLIDSKRVEVSRIQKTNEVSVIGESDHPQFTNRPFIPIMKKTPRVPEAPVRVVISAPRPFAYHSDRAVPWRYNCEVQPSQEQNRNLKKPVQSQEAEEFLKIIKHSEYNIIDQLKKMLAHISVLSLLLSSEAHREALLKALNQAYIPQDISIDNFNHVIGGLTATNYITFADEEIPVEGQGHNQALHVSAKCRDHMIAQVLIDNGSSLNVMPMMTLQKLPVDPSYIRQNNLTVRAFDGTRRESVGSIEIPMQIGLVTFEITFQVMAITPSYSCLLGRPWIHNTGAVPSSLHQRVKFVVDGKLVFVYGETDVMITKPTSTPYVEVTEGALEDSFRAFEIINVTTIVEGSLISCPQISVAVHMMASKMIRQGYHPEKGLGKYLQGIQKPLILKEVKDRYGLGYIPTAAYRRKKVEKKKMRRMERITGETSSKEGLYVPSISRTFVKSSQSNLEAELRQLSISVLDAEVPSNTSTEWIRHLQPGVQLQNWSSFDLPDIIMNKENNNTRIPRQVIDINFENLIHETEVEDQEINLSPEMERMLKSDEKPILTSSDPTVMINLGTEEEPKQVKIGALLKGEEKDKMIELLREYRDVFSWSYQDMPGLDTDLVTHKIPLHSDSKPVKQKLRRMRPEMLLKIKEEVQKQLEAGFLEVA comes from the exons ATGGCTCCAGACAGGATGTTTCTTTCTGAAATGGAAAAAAAGCCAACAGAAACTTTCAGGGAGTATGCACACCGTTGGAGAGACGCGGCCACTCAAGTGGACCCTCCGGTTAGCGACCGTGAGGCAATATTGATGTTCGTAGGGACGTTAAAAGATCCCTACCATTCACATATGGTAGGGTCCACCCCTCataacttcatggacattgtgtCGGCAGGGGCCAGAGTAGAAGCCGATGTCAAAGCTAGACGGATAAAGACTGGCACTACCGATAATGGCCCAAGTAAGAAGTGGGTCAAAg AACAAAGGATGATATCTACCATCCCCGGGATTCCTCTCACAAATCCTCCCCCGCACTGGTATAATCCCGAGGTCCGATGCGCGTACCATGCCAATTCTCCAGGGCACCCTATTGACCAGTGTTGGGCCTTCAAACACAAGGTGCAAGATTTGAGGGACGCGGGTTGGTTGTCATTCGATGCGAAGCCGGTTGGTATTCAAGAGAATCCTTTGCCTGACCATGGGAAGGACAATGTTGGAATGATCGAAGAACAAGATGGGGAAAAATTCGAAAGAAGATGGGAGCAAATGACGCTAGACTGGGTGTATAGTGAACTGACAACGGCAGGCCTAGCAGGACTAAAGGCTATTTGCCCTAAAGGCGCCCCATGCGCATGCCAAAATACTACGAAAAAATCAGTACAACAATGTGAGACTTTCCGGATTTTTCTAAGTAGCTTGATTGACAGCAAACGAGTGGAAGTTAGCCGCATTCAGAAAACAAATGAAGTTTCAGTCATAGGGGAATCTGACCATCCCCAATTCACCAACAGACCATTTATCCCCATCATGAAAAAAACCCCACGAGTCCCAGAGGCCCCAGTTCGGGTAGTGATCTCAGCCCCTCGCCCTTTCGCATACCACAGTGACCGGGCAGTGCCATGGAGATACAATTGTGAA GTGCAACCTAGCCAAGAACAGAATAGGAACCTGAAGAAGCCAGTTCAATCTCAGGAAGCCGAAGAATTCTTGAAGATAATTAAACACAGTGAATACAACATCATTGATCAACTGAAGAAGATGCTAGCCCATATCTCTGTTTTATCGCTGTTGTTGAGCTCGGAAGCCCATCGAGAAGCCCTATTAAAGGCTCTTAATCAGGCCTATATTCCCCAAGACATCAGCATCGATAATTTTAACCACGTGATTGGTGGTCTTACGGCTACCAACTACATTACATTCGCTGATGAGGAGATCCCCGTGGAAGGCCAAGGGCACAATCAGGCGTTGCACGTTTCCGCTAAATGTCGAGATCACATGATTGCACAAGTGTTGATTGATAATGGGTCATCTTTGAATGTCATGCCCATGATGACCCTACAAAAACTGCCTGTCGACCCGTCCTACATAAGGCAAAATAATTTGACTGTGCGGGCTTTCGATGGCACCCGCAGGGAATCGGTGGGATCTATTGAAATTCCTATGCAAATTGGATTAGTCACCTTCGAAATTACATTCCAAGTCATGGCCATAACCCCGTCTTATAGCTGCTTATTGGGGAGGCCGTGGATACATAACACCGGGGCAGTTCCGTCTTCTCTGCACCAACGGGTCAAATTTGTAGTAGATGGGAAATTGGTTTTTGTATATGGGGAAACCGATGTTATGATAACAAAGCCCACTTCCACTCCTTATGTGGAAGTCACAGAAGGGGCATTGGAGGACTCGTTCCGAGCCTTCGAGATCATAAATGTCACAACTATAGTAGAAGGATCTCTAATCTCATGCCCTCAGATCTCTGTCGCAGTGCATATGATGGCGTCCAAAATGATCAGACAGGGGTACCATCCGGAAAAAGGGCTTGGAAAATACCTACAGGGGATCCAAAAGCCGTTAATTCTTAAGGAAGTGAAAGACAGATATGGCCTTGGCTACATACCTACGGCGGCATACCGAAGGAAGAAAGTTGAAAAGAAGAAGATGCGGAGGATGGAAAGAATCACTGGTGAAACAAGCTCTAAGGAAGGACTGTACGTCCCGTCCATCAGCCGGACTTTCGTAAAAAGCAGTCAATCCAACCTGGAGGCAGAATTGCGGCAATTAAGTATATCAGTATTGGATGCTGAAGTCCCCTCGAACACTTCTACAGAGTGGATCCGTCATCTCCAACCAGGAGTACAGCTTCAGAACTGGAGTTCTTTTGATTTACCAGATATCATCAT gaataaagaaaataacaacaccaGAATCCCTCGCCAAGTAATcgacattaactttgaaaatttaATCCATGAAACTGAAGttgaagatcaagaaataaacttgtcccctgaaatggaaagaatgttaaaGTCCGATGAAAAACCAATCTTGACCAGTAGCGATCCCACCGTCATGATTAATCTTGGAACCGAGGAAGAACCCAAGCAGGTGAAAATCGGGGCACTACTAAAGGGTGAAGAAAAAGACAAAATGATTGAATTACTAAGGGAATACCGAGACGTGTTTTCCTGGTCGTACCAAGACATGCCAGGTTTAGACACGGATTTAGTAACCCACAAGATCCCACTTCACTCGGATTCAAAGCCAGTAAAGCAGAAACTGAGGAGAATGCGACCGGAGATGTTACTTAAGATAAAGGAGGAGGTACAGAAACAGCTTGAGGCAGGATTCTTGGAGGTAGCCTAG